In Natronococcus occultus SP4, the following proteins share a genomic window:
- a CDS encoding DUF7344 domain-containing protein — protein sequence MTIETTAACHDRLTENRHRLTLEALAALTVPAGLEELAAAVAEHDDSSMTVERVAIELHHAHLPRMTDNGVLDYDPERRLVESVASSIDAD from the coding sequence ATGACAATCGAGACGACGGCGGCGTGCCACGACCGACTGACGGAGAACCGACACCGACTGACACTCGAGGCGCTGGCGGCCCTGACCGTCCCAGCCGGTCTCGAGGAGTTGGCCGCGGCGGTCGCGGAACATGACGACTCGTCGATGACCGTCGAGCGCGTCGCGATCGAACTGCACCACGCCCACCTCCCCCGGATGACCGACAATGGCGTCCTCGACTACGACCCGGAGCGACGCCTGGTCGAGTCGGTCGCGTCCTCGATCGACGCCGACTAG
- a CDS encoding HalOD1 output domain-containing protein: protein MSGASPSGQDTVSVEIVRRVAERTDREPENLPSLHRVIDSEALDSLFEPPQIDRQQRGGVEFSYAGYYVTVPFDETREITVSEGPTS from the coding sequence ATGAGTGGTGCCAGCCCGAGCGGACAGGACACCGTGAGCGTCGAGATCGTCAGACGGGTCGCGGAACGGACCGACCGGGAACCGGAGAATCTCCCCTCGCTTCACCGCGTCATCGACTCGGAGGCGCTCGACTCACTGTTCGAACCGCCCCAGATCGACCGCCAGCAGCGAGGCGGTGTCGAGTTCTCCTACGCCGGCTACTACGTTACCGTTCCGTTCGACGAGACTCGCGAGATCACCGTTTCCGAAGGGCCGACGTCGTGA
- a CDS encoding transcriptional regulator: MSRSALVGNVTAMLEDAGFVVSDRCAIRPKSFDVAARRGDNLLLVKILGNIDAFNEETGHEMRRLGTYLQATPLVIGLRSRDEDLKPDVTYFRHGVPVLSPDTAYNLFIEDVPPLIYAAPGGLYVNIDGDLLADEREDRELSLGQLASQLGVSRRTVSKYEDGMNASVEIAMALEDLFDASLTSPVDVLEGADDVHESESTPEDPDADPTDERVVAVFTRAGYRVHPTVRSPFKAVSEDEDDSGVVLTGHSKFTEAAEKRARIMSSIGQVTRSQSVYVVDRAKRDSVDGTALVEREELEELRDADDLRAVIRERAEHEEAA; this comes from the coding sequence ATGTCCCGCTCGGCACTGGTCGGCAACGTTACCGCGATGTTAGAGGACGCGGGATTCGTGGTCAGCGACCGGTGTGCGATCCGTCCGAAGAGCTTCGACGTCGCGGCGCGCCGCGGCGACAACTTGTTGCTCGTGAAGATCCTGGGCAACATCGACGCCTTCAACGAGGAGACCGGTCACGAGATGCGGCGCCTGGGGACCTACCTGCAGGCGACGCCGCTGGTGATCGGACTGCGTAGCCGAGACGAGGATCTGAAACCCGACGTCACCTACTTCCGCCACGGTGTTCCCGTTCTCAGCCCCGATACGGCGTACAACCTCTTCATCGAGGACGTCCCGCCACTCATCTACGCGGCACCCGGGGGACTGTACGTCAACATCGACGGCGACCTGCTGGCCGACGAACGCGAGGACCGCGAGCTGAGCCTCGGACAGCTCGCCAGCCAGCTCGGCGTCTCCCGACGAACCGTCTCGAAGTACGAGGACGGGATGAACGCCTCCGTCGAGATCGCGATGGCGCTGGAGGACCTGTTCGACGCCTCCCTCACGAGCCCCGTCGACGTCCTCGAGGGCGCCGACGACGTCCACGAGAGCGAGTCGACCCCGGAGGATCCCGACGCCGATCCGACCGACGAACGGGTCGTCGCCGTCTTCACGCGGGCCGGCTACCGGGTCCACCCGACCGTCCGCTCCCCGTTCAAGGCCGTCAGCGAGGACGAAGACGACAGTGGCGTCGTCCTCACCGGTCACTCGAAGTTCACCGAGGCCGCCGAGAAGCGGGCCCGAATCATGAGTTCGATCGGGCAGGTGACCCGGTCTCAGTCGGTGTACGTCGTCGACCGGGCGAAGCGTGACTCCGTCGACGGCACCGCCCTCGTCGAACGCGAGGAGCTCGAGGAACTCCGCGACGCGGACGATCTCCGCGCGGTGATTCGGGAACGGGCCGAACACGAGGAAGCGGCCTGA